In Leptospira perdikensis, the following are encoded in one genomic region:
- a CDS encoding lactonase family protein — protein MTALLEFGSDDGLFLCPLFSGLSPLRLRYNTDFLVIRQNESIGQMKPFVSEPIEHCQSSPSLPTGLVLNESNCTISGTPLFGMNSTKYWITASNRNKQTTIPLIIKSLYFPKYAYVVNTTTGIVNLYSINANSGVLTSNGSIAAGGGPESMAISPDQKFLTVVNRSSNDLSQFSINPTNGNLTLVETIASGGFSPLAITYHPSKNILYIRNSVNVTTFLVHSVTGNLTLINTMPASTGASSIAIDPFGNFLYVPNYNGKVIDSYRVDQTTGIPNPNVIQSIVSGAYPRNLEILSNGKTLYVVNDIDNNILTYQLDPNTGFMNLILPATNPMGLNSRALASDPTGRFLYMTNQGSDFVSIYSVDPVSGTLSPGSTNLMGTGDGPSAITTDSSGKFLYVTNFFSNTVDMFRINEVDGSLVSSGNVGTSTLPGAIVTAGINPP, from the coding sequence ATGACCGCCTTGTTAGAGTTTGGTTCTGATGATGGATTGTTTTTGTGTCCTTTATTCTCAGGTTTGAGTCCATTGCGACTGCGTTACAATACTGATTTTTTGGTCATACGGCAAAATGAATCCATCGGTCAAATGAAACCATTTGTTTCGGAACCAATTGAACATTGCCAATCTTCTCCTAGTTTGCCGACTGGATTGGTTTTGAATGAGTCGAATTGTACTATTTCTGGAACTCCTCTTTTTGGAATGAACTCTACTAAATATTGGATTACTGCCAGTAATCGTAATAAACAGACAACAATTCCATTAATAATCAAGTCATTGTATTTTCCTAAATATGCTTATGTTGTAAATACAACCACTGGAATAGTGAATTTGTATTCAATCAATGCAAACTCAGGAGTGCTTACCTCCAATGGTTCGATTGCTGCTGGTGGTGGTCCGGAATCGATGGCGATCAGTCCGGATCAAAAATTTCTTACTGTCGTAAATCGTAGTAGTAATGATCTCTCTCAGTTTTCAATCAATCCAACGAATGGAAATTTAACTTTAGTGGAAACAATTGCCAGCGGTGGATTTTCTCCTCTCGCAATTACATATCATCCTTCAAAAAATATACTATATATAAGAAATTCCGTGAACGTTACTACCTTTTTGGTTCATAGTGTGACCGGAAATCTAACATTAATCAATACAATGCCTGCAAGTACTGGTGCCTCCAGTATCGCCATCGATCCGTTTGGGAATTTTTTGTACGTTCCTAATTATAATGGGAAGGTAATTGATTCTTATCGTGTGGATCAAACTACAGGAATCCCAAATCCTAATGTGATACAATCAATCGTTAGTGGTGCTTATCCAAGAAACTTGGAGATACTTTCGAATGGTAAAACTTTATATGTAGTAAACGATATCGATAACAATATTTTAACTTACCAATTAGATCCTAATACTGGATTTATGAATTTAATTTTACCAGCAACTAATCCTATGGGTTTAAATTCGAGAGCACTTGCCTCCGACCCAACGGGTAGATTTCTTTATATGACAAACCAAGGATCAGATTTTGTTTCCATTTATAGTGTGGATCCTGTGAGTGGAACTTTGTCCCCAGGTTCTACAAATTTGATGGGAACAGGTGATGGTCCATCTGCCATTACTACGGACTCTTCAGGTAAATTTTTGTATGTTACCAATTTTTTTTCCAATACAGTTGATATGTTTCGGATCAACGAGGTTGATGGAAGTTTGGTTTCCAGTGGCAATGTGGGTACGAGCACTTTGCCTGGTGCCATTGTGACAGCTGGAATCAATCCCCCTTAA
- a CDS encoding high-potential iron-sulfur protein translates to MPKTSRKTFLTKALYLVTSLALLERGLGFSSEVRAENKPSGSIPEGLVPVSEADPTAKALGFHQDAKQTDFALYPERKEPSAKNHFCKHCVQYTKLNEGWGKCNIITAGAVSSLGWCSAWSQKT, encoded by the coding sequence ATGCCCAAAACTTCACGTAAAACTTTTTTAACCAAGGCATTGTATTTGGTAACCTCTCTGGCTCTTCTTGAGAGAGGTTTAGGTTTTTCCTCAGAAGTCAGGGCAGAAAACAAACCCTCTGGATCCATTCCAGAGGGACTCGTCCCGGTTTCTGAAGCCGATCCAACTGCCAAAGCACTCGGTTTTCATCAAGATGCAAAACAAACAGACTTCGCTCTTTATCCCGAAAGAAAAGAACCCTCTGCCAAAAATCATTTTTGCAAACATTGTGTTCAATATACAAAATTAAATGAGGGATGGGGGAAATGTAATATCATCACTGCAGGCGCTGTATCTTCGTTAGGTTGGTGTTCCGCCTGGTCACAAAAAACATAA
- the katG gene encoding catalase/peroxidase HPI, whose amino-acid sequence MRTTNISAIAILVLALSPLGAADTKESSSSTDRQTISNQFWWPERLDLAPLRQHSAESNPMGRQYNYAKEFKDLDIQVVKEEIKTLMKTSQDWWPSDYGHYGPFFIRMAWHSAGTYRIADGRGGAGGGQQRFEPLNSWPDNANLDKARRLLWPIKKKYGKKISWADLMVLTGNVALESMGFKTYGFAGGRTDDWEADLVYWGPEKKWLADERYEGDRKLKNPLGAVQMGLIYVNPEGPNGNPDPLAAAKDIRDTFGRMAMNDEETVALIAGGHTFGKAHGKADPSKHVGKEPAAAGIEEQGFGWKNNLKKGNAEDTITSGLEGAWTANPTKWTTQYLNNLFGFEWVQSKSPAGAIQWIPKDGAGANMVPDAHDKTLRHAPIMFTTDLALKFDPSYKVIAKKFQENPKEFELAFAKAWFKLTHRDMGPLSRYISKDLPKEPLIWQDPLPAVDHKLVGPKEIDNLKGKILKSGLTIPELVRTAWASAASFRSTDMRGGANGARIRLAPQKNWAVNDPEELTKTLKKLEEIRSDFNESGNKISLADLIVLAGSAAIEEAAKKAGEKVTVPFTPGRTDATVEQTDVYSFSVLEPKADAFRNFYGASNSLSPTEMLVDRSNLLSLTIPEMTVLLGGLRTLDGNSAKSKHGVLTNRPGVLSNDFFVNLLDMSTKWQKSPQTEGIYEGVDRKTGAKKWTATSVDLIFGSHSELRAVAEIYAADDGKEKFTKDFVSAWNKVMMLDRFDVKK is encoded by the coding sequence ATGAGAACAACAAACATTTCTGCAATTGCCATTTTGGTGCTTGCTCTAAGCCCACTGGGAGCTGCGGACACCAAAGAATCGTCGAGTTCTACGGATCGCCAAACGATATCCAATCAGTTTTGGTGGCCAGAACGACTCGATTTAGCACCACTCCGCCAACACAGTGCGGAATCAAATCCGATGGGACGACAATACAATTACGCCAAAGAATTCAAAGACCTGGACATCCAAGTGGTCAAAGAAGAGATCAAAACTTTAATGAAAACCTCCCAAGATTGGTGGCCTTCTGACTATGGACACTACGGACCATTTTTTATCCGGATGGCTTGGCATAGCGCTGGAACTTATCGCATTGCAGATGGACGCGGAGGTGCTGGTGGTGGACAACAAAGATTTGAACCTCTCAATAGCTGGCCTGATAACGCCAACCTAGACAAAGCTCGTCGCCTACTTTGGCCGATCAAAAAGAAATATGGAAAAAAAATATCTTGGGCCGACCTTATGGTTCTTACTGGAAACGTAGCTCTCGAATCTATGGGTTTTAAGACTTATGGATTTGCTGGAGGAAGGACAGATGATTGGGAAGCTGACCTTGTCTATTGGGGCCCTGAAAAAAAATGGTTAGCCGACGAACGATATGAAGGCGATCGTAAGTTAAAGAATCCACTTGGTGCGGTTCAAATGGGATTAATTTATGTAAACCCAGAAGGTCCCAATGGAAATCCTGACCCATTAGCAGCCGCTAAAGACATTAGAGATACATTTGGCAGAATGGCAATGAACGATGAAGAAACTGTTGCTCTCATTGCCGGCGGTCACACTTTCGGGAAAGCTCATGGAAAAGCAGACCCATCCAAACACGTAGGAAAAGAACCAGCAGCTGCCGGAATCGAAGAACAAGGATTTGGTTGGAAAAATAACTTAAAAAAAGGAAATGCAGAAGATACCATCACCAGTGGTCTCGAAGGAGCATGGACAGCCAACCCAACCAAATGGACTACTCAGTATCTAAACAACCTTTTTGGTTTTGAATGGGTTCAGTCTAAAAGTCCAGCCGGTGCCATCCAGTGGATTCCGAAAGACGGTGCAGGAGCTAATATGGTTCCCGATGCCCATGACAAAACACTACGACATGCACCGATCATGTTTACGACTGACTTAGCATTGAAGTTTGATCCAAGTTACAAAGTCATCGCCAAAAAATTCCAAGAGAATCCAAAAGAGTTCGAACTTGCATTTGCTAAAGCATGGTTTAAACTCACACACAGAGATATGGGACCACTTTCCCGTTATATCTCAAAAGATTTACCAAAGGAACCACTAATTTGGCAAGATCCACTTCCAGCCGTAGATCATAAGTTAGTTGGACCAAAAGAGATTGATAACCTCAAAGGTAAAATTCTAAAATCGGGACTTACGATTCCAGAACTAGTAAGAACCGCTTGGGCATCTGCTGCCAGTTTTCGTAGCACAGACATGAGAGGGGGAGCCAATGGTGCGAGAATTCGATTGGCACCTCAAAAAAATTGGGCCGTGAATGATCCTGAGGAACTTACAAAAACCTTAAAAAAATTGGAAGAAATTCGATCCGATTTTAATGAATCAGGAAACAAAATCTCACTCGCTGATTTGATTGTCCTCGCTGGAAGTGCTGCCATTGAAGAAGCCGCAAAAAAAGCAGGAGAGAAAGTAACCGTTCCCTTCACACCCGGGAGAACGGATGCTACTGTGGAACAAACGGACGTATACTCCTTTTCGGTTTTAGAACCAAAGGCGGACGCATTTCGTAATTTCTATGGTGCTAGTAACTCACTTTCACCTACAGAGATGTTAGTGGATCGATCCAATCTACTTTCCCTTACCATTCCGGAGATGACAGTTCTTCTAGGAGGTTTACGAACTCTTGATGGTAATTCTGCCAAATCCAAACATGGTGTTTTAACCAATCGTCCAGGAGTTCTCAGTAACGACTTTTTTGTCAATTTACTCGATATGTCGACCAAATGGCAAAAATCTCCGCAAACAGAAGGCATTTACGAAGGTGTAGACCGCAAAACAGGCGCTAAAAAATGGACTGCCACTTCGGTAGATCTTATCTTTGGTTCGCATTCCGAACTTCGTGCCGTTGCAGAAATCTATGCAGCCGATGATGGTAAAGAAAAGTTTACAAAAGACTTTGTTAGTGCTTGGAACAAAGTAATGATGTTAGACCGGTTTGATGTGAAGAAGTAA